The following coding sequences are from one Prochlorococcus marinus XMU1412 window:
- the rimI gene encoding ribosomal protein S18-alanine N-acetyltransferase — MISIKQINKKDIDLCYELDSNTISLWSKKQWANEFKKEGTKIFGLLIVNLVIGICVFQVVLDEAQINYFVVNKRFRKKGFGSYLMSYLIKKCEKLNLKKILLEVSQVNVNAERFYSRFDFSTVGIRKNYYKDGSHALLKEKKLTTK; from the coding sequence ATGATATCTATCAAACAAATAAATAAGAAAGATATTGATTTATGTTATGAATTAGATTCAAATACAATTTCCCTATGGAGCAAGAAACAATGGGCTAACGAATTCAAAAAAGAAGGTACAAAAATCTTTGGGTTATTAATTGTAAATTTAGTCATTGGAATATGTGTTTTTCAGGTTGTTCTTGATGAAGCTCAAATAAATTATTTTGTTGTTAATAAGAGATTTAGGAAAAAGGGTTTTGGATCATACCTTATGAGCTATTTAATAAAAAAATGTGAAAAATTAAATTTAAAAAAAATTCTATTGGAGGTTTCTCAGGTCAATGTTAATGCTGAAAGATTTTATAGTCGCTTTGATTTTTCTACTGTAGGAATAAGAAAAAATTATTATAAAGATGGTTCACATGCTCTTTTAAAAGAAAAAAAATTAACAACAAAATAA
- a CDS encoding iron-containing alcohol dehydrogenase yields the protein MQSISPETIYRGNYAWEESLPHIAELTKSPLILGRGIQTNNLRNNIFKDLKNQKLNVNYANLQFDCCYEDITRVKNIISNNNNDSVIAAGGGKVLDSGKYIAESLNIPCITVPLSASTCAGWTALSNIYTKDGQFIKDVALRSCPKILVYDHKFIKTAPSRTLASGIADALAKWYESSITSATIDDGLVQQAIQISRVLRDQLLIDGEKAFKDQFENYPSWQNTVEACGLTAGLVGGIGGEKCRTAAAHAIHNAITQIITPNKFLHGEIVGVGLLLQLRLEEMKNNNKLADQSIKQLLVLMKELNLPTTIGQLGINVFENNNLDKIADFTCRDKSEIHFLPFEINKRDIIEVISNFEQQKIKI from the coding sequence ATGCAGTCAATCTCTCCAGAAACTATATATAGGGGAAATTATGCTTGGGAAGAATCTTTACCTCATATTGCCGAATTAACTAAAAGTCCATTAATTCTAGGTAGAGGCATTCAGACTAATAATTTGAGAAATAATATTTTTAAAGATTTAAAAAATCAAAAACTTAATGTTAATTACGCTAATTTACAATTTGATTGTTGTTACGAAGATATTACAAGAGTTAAGAATATCATTTCAAATAATAATAATGATTCTGTTATCGCAGCTGGGGGTGGCAAAGTTCTAGATTCTGGAAAATATATAGCCGAGTCTCTTAATATCCCATGTATTACAGTCCCCCTTAGCGCCTCTACATGTGCAGGTTGGACAGCATTATCAAATATATATACAAAGGATGGTCAATTCATAAAGGATGTCGCATTAAGATCTTGTCCGAAAATACTAGTTTATGATCATAAATTTATTAAAACAGCTCCATCAAGAACACTTGCAAGTGGCATTGCAGATGCCTTGGCAAAATGGTACGAATCCTCAATAACAAGTGCAACGATAGATGACGGTCTTGTTCAACAAGCAATTCAGATATCAAGAGTTTTAAGAGATCAATTATTAATAGATGGAGAAAAAGCGTTTAAGGATCAATTTGAAAATTATCCTTCTTGGCAAAATACTGTAGAAGCCTGTGGACTTACGGCAGGATTAGTTGGCGGTATTGGTGGAGAAAAGTGTAGGACTGCAGCAGCACATGCTATTCATAATGCAATTACTCAGATAATCACTCCTAATAAATTCTTACATGGTGAAATTGTTGGGGTTGGATTATTATTGCAATTAAGATTAGAAGAAATGAAAAACAATAATAAATTAGCTGATCAATCAATTAAACAATTATTGGTACTCATGAAAGAATTGAATTTGCCAACTACAATAGGACAACTTGGAATAAATGTTTTTGAAAATAATAATTTAGATAAAATTGCTGATTTCACTTGTCGAGATAAATCTGAGATTCACTTTTTGCCTTTTGAAATTAATAAACGGGACATAATAGAGGTCATTTCAAATTTTGAACAACAAAAAATAAAAATATAA
- a CDS encoding ATP-dependent Clp protease ATP-binding subunit: MFERFTEKAIKVIMLAQEEARRLGHNFVGTEQILLGLIGEGTGVAAKVLKSLGVNLKDSRIEVEKIIGRGSGFVAVEIPFTPRAKRVLELSLEEARQLGHNYIGTEHLLLGLIREGEGVAARVLENLNIDLTKVRTQVIRMLGETAEVGTGTSTNKGNLKTATLDEFGTNLTKLASESKLDPVVGRHSEIDRVVQILGRRTKNNPVLIGEPGVGKTAIAEGLAQRIQTGDIPDILEDKRVLTLDIGLLVAGTKYRGEFEERLKKIMEEIKSAGNVILVIDEVHTLIGAGAAEGAIDAANILKPALARGELQCIGATTLDEYRKHIERDAALERRFQPVMVGEPSIEDTIEILRGLRERYEQHHRLKITDDALEAAAHLGDRYISDRFLPDKAIDLIDEAGSRVRLINSKLPPEAKQIDRELRQVQKQKEESVRDQNFDQAGQLREKEIELSAKIKEVLDNKKETTVGEQSDADNSLKSDSKLLQSPLVSEEDVAHIVASWTGVPVQKLTETESVKLLNMEETLHQRLIGQDEAVKAVSRAIRRARVGLKNPNRPIASFIFSGPTGVGKTELTKSLASYFFGSEEAMIRLDMSEFMERHTVSKLIGSPPGYVGFNEGGQLTEAVRRRPYTVVLFDEVEKAHPDVFNLLLQLLEDGRLTDSKGRTVDFKNTLLIMTSNIGSKVIEKGGGGLGFEFSGDSVEDSQYNRIKSLVNEELKQYFRPEFLNRLDEIIVFRQLTKNEVKEIAEIMLQEVFVRLQDKGIKLNVTDAFKERLVEEGYNPSYGARPLRRAVMRLLEDSLAEEVLSGRIKDGDNALVDIDNNKKVTINISSEESSQELAGANF; the protein is encoded by the coding sequence ATGTTTGAAAGATTTACAGAAAAGGCTATAAAAGTCATTATGCTTGCTCAAGAGGAAGCTAGAAGACTTGGTCATAATTTTGTTGGAACTGAACAAATTCTTTTGGGGTTAATTGGAGAAGGGACTGGGGTTGCAGCAAAAGTGCTCAAATCACTTGGAGTTAATTTAAAAGATTCAAGGATAGAGGTGGAAAAGATAATAGGTAGAGGTTCAGGGTTTGTAGCTGTAGAAATACCTTTTACTCCTAGGGCTAAAAGAGTTTTAGAACTATCTTTAGAAGAGGCTCGTCAACTTGGCCATAATTACATTGGGACAGAACATCTATTGTTAGGTTTAATAAGAGAAGGTGAAGGTGTGGCTGCAAGAGTTCTTGAAAACCTTAATATTGACCTTACAAAAGTTAGAACTCAAGTTATAAGAATGCTAGGTGAAACAGCGGAAGTTGGCACAGGGACCAGTACAAATAAGGGCAACTTAAAAACTGCTACTCTTGATGAATTCGGAACAAATTTAACAAAATTAGCAAGTGAATCAAAATTAGATCCAGTCGTTGGACGCCATTCAGAAATAGATCGTGTAGTTCAAATACTTGGCAGAAGGACAAAAAATAATCCTGTACTTATTGGAGAGCCAGGTGTAGGTAAAACAGCTATCGCAGAAGGTTTAGCTCAAAGAATACAAACTGGGGATATTCCAGACATACTTGAAGATAAAAGAGTTTTGACTCTTGATATAGGTCTTTTGGTGGCAGGAACAAAATATAGAGGTGAATTTGAAGAAAGGTTAAAAAAAATAATGGAAGAAATTAAATCAGCAGGTAATGTCATTCTTGTCATAGATGAAGTGCATACTTTAATTGGTGCTGGAGCTGCTGAAGGAGCTATAGATGCAGCAAATATACTCAAGCCAGCATTAGCTAGAGGGGAACTTCAATGTATTGGAGCAACAACTCTTGATGAATATAGAAAACATATTGAAAGAGATGCTGCTCTAGAAAGAAGATTCCAGCCTGTAATGGTAGGGGAGCCATCTATAGAAGATACAATCGAAATTTTAAGAGGTCTTAGAGAGCGTTACGAACAACATCATCGTCTAAAAATTACTGATGATGCTCTAGAGGCTGCCGCTCATTTAGGAGATCGTTATATATCTGACAGATTTTTACCTGATAAGGCTATTGACCTCATCGACGAGGCTGGAAGTAGAGTACGTTTAATAAACTCTAAACTTCCCCCTGAAGCAAAACAAATTGATAGAGAATTAAGACAAGTTCAAAAACAGAAGGAAGAATCTGTAAGAGATCAAAATTTCGATCAAGCTGGCCAATTACGTGAAAAGGAGATTGAATTGTCTGCAAAAATTAAAGAGGTATTGGACAATAAAAAAGAAACTACAGTTGGAGAGCAATCTGATGCTGATAATTCTTTAAAAAGTGATTCAAAACTTTTACAAAGTCCCCTTGTTAGTGAAGAGGATGTAGCACATATTGTAGCTTCATGGACTGGTGTTCCTGTTCAAAAACTAACAGAAACTGAATCAGTCAAGCTTCTTAATATGGAGGAAACACTTCACCAAAGGCTAATTGGACAAGATGAAGCTGTAAAGGCTGTCTCAAGAGCCATAAGAAGAGCAAGAGTTGGACTGAAAAATCCTAATAGACCCATCGCAAGTTTTATCTTCTCTGGTCCTACTGGTGTTGGTAAAACTGAATTGACTAAATCATTAGCTTCATATTTCTTCGGTAGTGAAGAAGCAATGATCAGATTAGATATGTCAGAATTTATGGAAAGGCATACAGTTAGTAAACTTATAGGCTCCCCTCCTGGTTATGTTGGTTTTAATGAAGGAGGTCAGCTTACTGAAGCGGTTAGAAGACGTCCTTATACCGTCGTTTTATTTGATGAAGTTGAAAAGGCGCATCCAGATGTTTTTAACTTATTATTGCAACTACTTGAAGACGGAAGATTAACTGACTCCAAAGGTAGAACTGTAGATTTTAAAAATACATTGTTAATAATGACTTCTAATATCGGTTCAAAAGTAATCGAGAAAGGAGGTGGTGGACTAGGATTTGAATTCTCAGGTGATTCAGTTGAAGATAGCCAATATAATAGAATTAAGTCACTAGTTAATGAAGAACTTAAGCAATACTTTAGGCCTGAATTTTTAAATAGGCTTGATGAAATTATTGTATTTAGACAACTAACTAAAAATGAAGTTAAAGAAATTGCTGAAATAATGTTGCAAGAAGTTTTTGTCCGATTACAAGATAAGGGCATTAAGTTAAATGTTACCGATGCTTTCAAAGAAAGGCTTGTTGAAGAAGGTTATAATCCTTCATATGGAGCAAGACCTTTGAGAAGAGCAGTTATGCGTTTACTCGAAGATAGTTTGGCTGAAGAAGTTCTTTCAGGGAGAATAAAAGATGGAGATAATGCATTAGTTGATATAGATAATAATAAAAAAGTTACTATAAATATTTCTTCTGAAGAATCTTCTCAAGAGCTAGCAGGTGCTAATTTCTAA